Proteins from a genomic interval of Flammeovirgaceae bacterium SG7u.111:
- the rseP gene encoding RIP metalloprotease RseP, whose product MEGLVMAAQLILGLSILVGLHELGHLIAAKAFGMRVEKYSIGFPPKIWGIKLGETEYSIGSLPLGGFVKISGMIDESLDTDHLNSEPEPWEFRAKPAWQRLIVMLGGIIVNVITGIFIFICLVYFLGESYTSVEEANKHGIYVNELGMELGLQRGDKIVKVNGQEFSNFSDVRNPKYLLETDASYTVLRDGKEVVIPIPSDFLDRMSEREGSGSFIEVLEPFFVQEVIEKSNAEIAGLKNGDKIVEVNNTPIVYFQDFRSALRNNEGEVVSMTVVRENEGEKELTVQVNEDGTVGFYPGSMLERSRFHYGLGESVQKGTQDAFSVIAVQLKAFKKIFSGDMSASKSISGPIGIAKFFGGTWDWIRFWTIAGMLSMVLAFMNFLPIPALDGGHVVFLSYEIISGRPPSDKFLETSQKVGMVLLLSLMVFAFGNDIYKALIN is encoded by the coding sequence ATGGAAGGATTAGTAATGGCTGCCCAATTGATCTTGGGGCTATCGATATTAGTTGGCTTGCATGAGTTGGGACATTTGATTGCCGCAAAGGCTTTTGGGATGAGGGTAGAAAAGTATTCCATTGGGTTTCCTCCTAAAATTTGGGGTATCAAACTTGGTGAAACAGAGTACTCGATAGGCTCATTACCCCTTGGAGGTTTTGTAAAAATATCAGGGATGATAGATGAATCGTTAGATACAGATCATCTTAATTCTGAGCCGGAACCTTGGGAGTTTAGGGCTAAGCCAGCTTGGCAACGTTTAATCGTGATGTTGGGAGGAATTATCGTAAATGTGATAACTGGTATTTTTATTTTTATTTGCCTCGTCTATTTCTTAGGTGAATCTTATACCTCGGTAGAAGAAGCGAACAAGCACGGTATTTATGTTAATGAGCTAGGAATGGAGCTTGGCTTGCAGCGAGGTGATAAGATAGTCAAGGTCAACGGGCAGGAGTTTAGCAACTTCAGCGATGTCCGCAATCCAAAATATTTGCTGGAGACAGATGCTAGCTATACAGTATTGAGAGATGGAAAAGAGGTTGTGATTCCCATTCCATCCGACTTCTTGGATAGGATGAGCGAACGGGAAGGAAGTGGAAGTTTCATCGAGGTTCTTGAGCCATTTTTTGTGCAGGAAGTGATTGAAAAAAGTAATGCTGAAATAGCAGGGTTGAAAAATGGTGATAAGATAGTAGAAGTCAATAATACACCAATTGTTTATTTTCAAGATTTCCGTAGTGCCTTGCGTAATAATGAAGGAGAAGTGGTGAGCATGACAGTAGTGAGGGAGAATGAAGGAGAAAAAGAATTGACCGTTCAGGTAAATGAAGATGGTACTGTAGGTTTTTACCCTGGTTCTATGCTGGAAAGGTCAAGGTTTCATTATGGCTTGGGTGAGTCGGTTCAGAAAGGGACGCAAGATGCTTTTTCTGTTATTGCAGTTCAGCTAAAGGCATTTAAGAAAATATTCAGTGGAGATATGTCAGCTTCCAAATCGATTAGTGGCCCTATTGGCATAGCAAAATTCTTTGGAGGAACTTGGGATTGGATTCGCTTCTGGACCATTGCAGGCATGCTTTCGATGGTATTGGCATTTATGAACTTTTTGCCTATTCCAGCCCTTGATGGCGGGCATGTGGTTTTCCTTTCCTATGAAATTATTTCTGGTCGCCCTCCATCAGATAAGTTCTTGGAAACATCGCAAAAAGTTGGGATGGTGCTGTTGTTGAGCTTAATGGTATTTGCTTTTGGAAATGACATCTATAAAGCTCTAATCAACTAG
- a CDS encoding 1-deoxy-D-xylulose-5-phosphate reductoisomerase, whose protein sequence is MEKKNIAILGSTGSIGTQALEVVEEQKDKFEVSVLTAGNNVELLIAQALKFKPEVAVIGNEAKYEQLRSALSHTDIKVLAGQEALSEVVCRDNVEMVLTALVGYVGLKPTLSAIKAGKDIALANKETLVVAGEMVMELAKKHGVNIYPVDSEHSAIFQCLVGEDQNPVEKIILTASGGPFRGKTRGQLLEIKKEQALKHPNWEMGAKITIDSATLMNKGLEVIEAKWLFDLEQDQIDVIVHPQSIIHSMVQFEDGSMKAQLGLPDMKLPIQYALGYPQRLPNAFERFNFVNYPQLTFEQPDRKTFRNLELAFKVLGEGGNMPCALNAANEIAVARFLKDEIGFLEIAELNEACLEATSFITNPSYEDYVETDKFVRQFALDSGVKK, encoded by the coding sequence ATGGAAAAAAAGAATATCGCAATTCTTGGTTCAACGGGCTCAATAGGTACGCAGGCCTTGGAGGTAGTAGAAGAGCAAAAAGATAAGTTTGAAGTCTCGGTGCTTACCGCTGGAAATAATGTGGAACTCCTGATAGCGCAAGCCTTGAAATTTAAACCAGAGGTGGCGGTAATAGGAAATGAGGCAAAATACGAACAACTCCGCTCGGCGCTTTCCCATACAGATATCAAAGTTTTGGCTGGCCAAGAGGCTCTTTCTGAAGTGGTTTGCCGCGACAATGTGGAGATGGTGCTGACCGCTTTGGTAGGTTATGTGGGCTTGAAACCTACTTTATCGGCGATAAAAGCTGGCAAAGATATAGCCTTGGCAAACAAAGAAACGTTGGTGGTAGCTGGAGAAATGGTGATGGAATTGGCTAAAAAACATGGAGTGAATATTTACCCTGTAGATTCGGAGCACTCGGCTATTTTCCAATGTTTGGTAGGAGAGGATCAAAACCCGGTTGAAAAAATAATCCTCACGGCTTCTGGCGGTCCTTTCCGTGGAAAAACTAGAGGTCAGTTGTTGGAAATAAAAAAAGAACAAGCCTTAAAGCACCCCAACTGGGAGATGGGAGCCAAAATCACGATTGATTCGGCCACGTTGATGAACAAAGGGCTGGAGGTGATAGAAGCAAAATGGCTCTTTGACCTGGAACAAGATCAAATTGATGTGATAGTTCATCCGCAATCTATCATCCATTCCATGGTGCAGTTTGAAGATGGATCTATGAAAGCACAGCTCGGTTTGCCCGATATGAAGCTGCCGATTCAATATGCGTTGGGATACCCCCAGAGATTGCCCAATGCTTTTGAACGGTTCAATTTTGTAAACTATCCTCAGCTTACCTTCGAGCAGCCCGATAGAAAAACTTTTAGGAACTTGGAGCTGGCATTTAAGGTTCTAGGCGAAGGAGGGAATATGCCATGTGCACTCAATGCCGCAAACGAGATTGCGGTAGCACGTTTTCTGAAAGATGAAATAGGTTTTTTAGAAATAGCGGAGCTCAATGAAGCTTGCTTGGAGGCTACATCTTTTATAACTAACCCAAGCTATGAAGACTATGTGGAAACCGACAAGTTTGTAAGGCAATTTGCTCTTGATTCTGGGGTAAAAAAGTAA
- a CDS encoding MarR family transcriptional regulator, which translates to MTPTPENNRQKSVDFSIKAAWLAISKMYNYIGADFDITHSTGFVLLNIDRENGSPATKIAPLLGMEARSLTRMLKSMEERKLICRKPDADDKRKVMIFLTDEGKKQRELARQTVKYFHSKVEERVGKQELEIFYHVMEQIHFTIEHLDEKEAEEAIFGNTVKKLGLKDKSDLKNNSK; encoded by the coding sequence ATGACACCAACTCCAGAAAATAACAGACAGAAATCGGTGGACTTCAGCATCAAAGCTGCGTGGCTAGCCATTTCGAAAATGTACAACTATATAGGTGCAGATTTTGACATAACCCATTCAACTGGCTTTGTACTCTTAAATATAGACAGGGAAAATGGATCTCCTGCTACTAAAATTGCTCCATTGTTGGGCATGGAGGCACGAAGCCTTACCCGTATGCTTAAATCGATGGAAGAGCGCAAGCTGATCTGCCGAAAGCCCGATGCGGACGACAAACGAAAAGTAATGATTTTCCTTACGGATGAAGGAAAAAAACAACGAGAACTGGCTAGGCAAACAGTTAAGTATTTCCACTCAAAAGTAGAAGAGCGCGTAGGAAAGCAGGAGCTGGAAATATTTTATCATGTAATGGAACAAATCCATTTCACCATTGAACACTTAGATGAAAAAGAGGCGGAAGAAGCCATCTTTGGAAATACGGTCAAAAAGCTTGGTCTTAAAGACAAAAGCGATCTGAAAAACAACAGCAAGTAG
- a CDS encoding 3-hydroxyacyl-CoA dehydrogenase NAD-binding domain-containing protein, protein MKNRTIKKVAVLGSGVMGSRIACHFANIGVNVLLLDIVPKELNDAEKAKGLTLEHPAVRNRIVNDSLQFALKSKPSPVYEKSVAKLIQTGNFDDNMKQIADCDWIIEVVVEKIEIKQLVFEQVEKYRKPGTLITSNTSGIPMFMMAKGRSDDFRKHFCGTHFFNPPRYLRLLEIIPGPETDPEIIDFLMHYGDLFLGKTTVLCKDTPAFIANRIGIYAIMSAMHVVEEMGLTVNEVDKLTGTAIGRQKSATFRTLDVVGLDTVVNVASNLEAILQHDESKDKFKLPRIVKELSDRKWFGDKTKQGYYKKTKDEKGKTVILELDLNTMEYGPKSKARFESLNQIKEIEDTRKKIEVMVNYPDKSGEFLRKTFYDTFKYCTFRIPEIADDLYKIDQAVAAGFGWDLGPFETWDTLGVKATAEKMEEMGYKPAQWVYEMLEKGIDSFYLMEAGVKKFYSISTGKYEVIPGTEGFIYLDTLRKTNKVWGNSGSSVFDLGDGILGIEFHTKMNSLGAEVIEGINTAIAMAEKDYRGLVIGNEAPQFSAGANLAMLFMYAGEQEWDEVNMMIAQFQNTMMRARYSSIPVISAPSGLALGGGCELSLHCDHIQAHAETYIGLVEFGVGVIPGGGGSKEMALRAADQFVVGDPEFNRLQEYFMNIATAKVATSAHEAKKMGYLRDKDGITLNRSRLLADAKAAAVSLADAGYIQPIQRTDVKVQGKAGMALFEAGIAGMLYGNYASEHDAKVARKLSYVMNGGDLSYPSFVSEQYLLDLEREAFLSLCGEPKTLERIHSILFKGKPLRN, encoded by the coding sequence ATGAAAAACAGAACGATCAAGAAGGTAGCAGTGCTTGGTTCGGGAGTGATGGGTTCAAGAATTGCCTGTCATTTTGCCAACATTGGTGTGAACGTACTTTTGCTCGACATTGTGCCCAAAGAGCTCAATGATGCAGAAAAGGCGAAAGGGCTGACGCTCGAACACCCAGCGGTAAGAAACCGAATCGTGAATGATTCGCTGCAATTTGCCTTAAAATCAAAACCTTCTCCAGTGTACGAAAAGTCGGTTGCCAAGCTTATCCAAACAGGCAACTTTGATGACAACATGAAGCAGATCGCAGATTGCGATTGGATAATTGAGGTAGTAGTAGAAAAAATCGAGATCAAGCAATTGGTTTTCGAACAAGTAGAAAAATACCGCAAACCTGGCACGCTCATCACCTCCAACACCTCGGGTATCCCGATGTTCATGATGGCAAAAGGGCGTAGCGACGATTTCCGCAAGCATTTCTGTGGAACCCACTTCTTTAACCCTCCCCGTTATCTCCGCCTTTTGGAAATTATCCCTGGTCCAGAAACCGACCCTGAAATCATTGATTTCTTGATGCACTACGGCGACTTATTCTTAGGAAAAACAACCGTTCTATGTAAAGATACCCCAGCTTTCATCGCTAACCGAATTGGTATTTATGCCATCATGTCGGCTATGCACGTGGTAGAAGAAATGGGGCTTACGGTCAATGAAGTAGATAAATTGACAGGAACAGCCATTGGTAGGCAAAAATCTGCCACCTTCCGTACGCTCGATGTGGTTGGGCTAGATACAGTGGTAAATGTGGCCAGTAACTTGGAAGCGATCTTGCAGCACGATGAGTCGAAAGATAAGTTCAAACTTCCTCGCATCGTCAAAGAACTTTCCGACAGGAAATGGTTTGGTGACAAAACCAAGCAGGGATATTACAAGAAAACTAAGGATGAAAAAGGCAAGACGGTTATTTTAGAGCTTGACCTTAACACGATGGAATACGGTCCAAAATCGAAGGCTCGTTTCGAATCACTCAACCAGATAAAAGAAATAGAAGATACTCGTAAAAAAATTGAGGTGATGGTCAATTACCCCGATAAATCGGGCGAATTCCTTCGCAAAACTTTCTACGACACGTTCAAATACTGTACTTTCCGCATTCCCGAAATAGCCGACGACCTTTACAAAATAGACCAAGCAGTAGCTGCTGGTTTTGGGTGGGATTTAGGGCCATTCGAAACTTGGGACACTTTGGGCGTGAAAGCTACGGCAGAAAAAATGGAAGAAATGGGTTATAAGCCTGCCCAATGGGTGTACGAAATGCTAGAAAAGGGCATCGATTCTTTCTATTTGATGGAAGCTGGAGTGAAGAAATTCTACAGCATCAGTACTGGAAAATACGAAGTTATTCCAGGAACGGAAGGCTTCATCTACCTCGATACGCTTCGCAAAACTAACAAGGTTTGGGGCAACTCAGGCTCAAGCGTATTCGACCTTGGAGATGGCATTTTAGGAATAGAATTCCACACCAAAATGAACTCGTTGGGTGCAGAAGTAATTGAGGGAATCAATACGGCTATTGCCATGGCAGAAAAAGACTACCGAGGCTTGGTAATAGGCAACGAAGCACCGCAGTTTTCTGCAGGAGCTAACTTGGCGATGCTCTTTATGTATGCTGGCGAGCAAGAATGGGACGAGGTAAATATGATGATTGCCCAGTTCCAAAATACCATGATGCGGGCTAGGTATTCTTCCATCCCTGTAATTTCAGCACCTTCGGGCTTGGCATTGGGTGGTGGTTGCGAGCTTTCCTTGCACTGCGACCACATTCAGGCACATGCCGAAACCTACATCGGCTTAGTAGAATTTGGCGTAGGGGTAATCCCAGGCGGTGGAGGTTCTAAAGAAATGGCCTTGAGAGCAGCTGACCAATTTGTAGTTGGTGATCCTGAATTCAACAGACTACAAGAATATTTTATGAATATTGCTACAGCAAAAGTGGCTACCTCGGCACATGAGGCCAAAAAGATGGGCTACCTCCGCGATAAAGATGGAATTACACTCAATCGCTCTCGCTTATTGGCCGATGCTAAAGCTGCTGCAGTAAGCTTGGCAGATGCCGGCTATATTCAGCCTATCCAAAGAACAGATGTAAAAGTTCAAGGAAAAGCAGGGATGGCACTTTTTGAAGCTGGAATTGCAGGTATGCTATATGGAAACTATGCTTCGGAGCACGATGCAAAAGTAGCTCGCAAGTTGAGTTATGTGATGAATGGAGGAGACCTTTCTTATCCTTCTTTTGTTTCTGAACAGTACTTGCTCGATTTGGAAAGAGAAGCTTTCTTGAGCCTTTGCGGAGAGCCTAAAACGTTGGAAAGAATCCACAGTATTCTATTCAAAGGCAAACCTTTGAGGAACTAA
- a CDS encoding acetyl-CoA C-acyltransferase has product MDAYIVAGYRSAVGKAKKGGFRFTRPDDLAADVIKHLVASVPNFDAKRVDDLIVGNAVPEAEQGMQMGRMISLLSLPMEVPGFIVNRYCGSGLEAIALASAKISSGMADCIIAGGTESMSLVPMLGYKTALNWKIAEKTPEYYLSMGITAEEVAKDFGISREEADAFAIQSHQRAFEAIKAGKFKDEIVPVTVNETYVDANGQKKERSYVVDTDEGPRADTSLEVLAKLRPAFKMGGQVTAGNSSQTSDGAAFVMVMSEKMVKELNLEPIARMVTYQAAGVNPRVMGIGPVEAVPKALKKAGLTLNDIDQIELNEAFAAQGLAVIKQLGLDQEKVNVNGGAIALGHPLGCTGAKLSVQLFNEMRRRNQKYGMVTACVGGGQGVAGIYELLK; this is encoded by the coding sequence ATGGATGCATATATAGTAGCTGGCTATAGGTCAGCCGTAGGCAAGGCAAAAAAAGGAGGGTTCAGATTTACCCGTCCCGATGATTTGGCAGCCGACGTAATCAAACATTTGGTAGCTTCAGTGCCTAATTTCGATGCGAAACGTGTCGATGACCTAATTGTAGGAAATGCGGTTCCCGAAGCAGAACAGGGCATGCAAATGGGCCGAATGATTTCCCTTCTTTCATTACCAATGGAAGTGCCGGGCTTTATCGTGAACCGCTATTGCGGTTCGGGCTTAGAAGCAATCGCCCTGGCCTCGGCAAAAATCTCTTCTGGAATGGCAGATTGCATTATTGCAGGGGGTACGGAGTCGATGTCGCTTGTTCCTATGTTGGGCTACAAAACAGCCCTAAACTGGAAAATTGCAGAGAAAACCCCTGAATATTACCTCAGCATGGGCATCACGGCCGAGGAAGTAGCCAAAGATTTCGGCATTAGCCGTGAAGAAGCTGACGCCTTTGCCATTCAATCGCACCAACGAGCTTTCGAAGCAATAAAAGCAGGAAAATTCAAAGATGAAATAGTGCCAGTTACTGTCAACGAAACCTATGTTGATGCAAATGGGCAGAAAAAAGAACGCTCTTATGTGGTAGATACCGACGAAGGGCCAAGGGCTGATACAAGCCTAGAAGTATTGGCGAAACTTCGCCCAGCTTTCAAAATGGGTGGGCAAGTGACTGCTGGAAATTCATCCCAAACTTCCGATGGAGCTGCTTTTGTTATGGTAATGTCGGAGAAAATGGTGAAAGAGCTTAATCTTGAGCCAATTGCCCGCATGGTCACTTACCAAGCAGCTGGAGTAAATCCTCGTGTGATGGGAATTGGTCCAGTAGAAGCAGTGCCAAAGGCATTGAAAAAAGCAGGATTGACGCTGAATGATATTGACCAAATTGAGCTGAATGAGGCATTTGCCGCACAAGGCTTGGCGGTGATAAAGCAACTAGGTTTGGATCAGGAAAAAGTGAACGTGAACGGTGGGGCAATTGCTTTGGGTCACCCACTGGGCTGCACAGGGGCGAAACTTTCCGTCCAGCTTTTTAATGAAATGAGAAGAAGAAACCAGAAATACGGAATGGTAACCGCCTGCGTAGGGGGTGGCCAAGGTGTAGCTGGTATCTACGAGCTTTTGAAATAA
- a CDS encoding alpha/beta hydrolase, translated as METDFLRYKNSKIEFRKHGTGNTLLVAFHGFSDKAAIFDIIRPSLEKDFTLFAISFPYHGATDWQEGHFTKNDIAEIIQLILQKEKKERFALMGYSMGGKVTLNMIPFFAEKLEKVILLAPDGIKTHPLYDVNALPDWYMNLFKTLLKAPKLFFKLTKLLYKWRILSKFLYDFTINHFSTEQQRKRFFYVSASIKTFKPDLLKVKQLLNQQQISTSLFLGKRDEVIPPVVGPIFSEGLERCKVHYLPKGHLLIDEELNDSISESIETPTASL; from the coding sequence TTGGAAACAGATTTTTTACGCTACAAAAATTCCAAAATTGAGTTTCGGAAGCACGGAACAGGCAATACGTTGCTCGTAGCTTTCCATGGCTTTAGCGATAAAGCTGCTATTTTTGATATCATTCGCCCTTCTTTGGAAAAGGATTTCACCTTATTTGCCATCAGCTTTCCTTACCATGGAGCTACCGACTGGCAAGAAGGGCATTTTACAAAAAATGACATCGCCGAAATCATCCAGCTTATTCTTCAAAAAGAGAAAAAGGAACGGTTTGCCCTGATGGGCTATAGCATGGGAGGGAAAGTTACGCTCAATATGATTCCATTTTTTGCAGAAAAACTGGAAAAAGTAATCCTCCTTGCTCCAGACGGGATCAAAACCCATCCGCTCTACGATGTAAACGCATTGCCAGATTGGTACATGAATTTGTTCAAAACCTTACTGAAAGCCCCAAAACTATTTTTCAAATTGACCAAATTGCTTTATAAATGGCGGATTTTGAGCAAGTTTTTATATGATTTTACCATCAACCATTTTAGCACAGAGCAGCAGCGCAAGCGTTTTTTCTACGTTTCGGCGTCTATTAAAACATTTAAGCCTGATTTACTAAAAGTGAAACAACTGCTCAACCAGCAGCAAATTTCTACTTCTCTATTTTTAGGGAAAAGGGACGAGGTAATCCCTCCAGTAGTTGGACCTATTTTTTCCGAAGGGTTAGAGCGATGCAAAGTCCATTATTTACCCAAAGGACATTTACTAATTGACGAAGAGTTGAATGATTCGATTTCGGAATCAATTGAAACACCAACGGCCTCGCTATAA
- a CDS encoding insulinase family protein: protein MYQRIIVFFFGIMFVVGQSLFAQSTLNADAAISNINNEIPVDPSIRIGKLDNGMTYYIKKNAKPENKVDLRLAVNAGSILEDDDQLGLAHFMEHMCFNGTKNFEKNELVSYLQSIGVKFGAHLNAYTSFDETVYILPIPVDDEDKLNKGLQILEDWAFNASLDPEEIEKERGVVIEEWRLGLGADGRMREVWLPVLLKDSRYAERLPIGTKEVLESFKPETIQRFYKDWYRPDLMAVVAVGDIDVDEMEKKIKEQFGKVPAVKKPKKRIEYDMPQHEETLVAIAKDKEATYNRISIYYKHQKESFKTIADYRQQVMNSLYNGMLNQRLNELRQSATPPFMYGGASYGGFLAGIDAYTVTAIAGDNGILTGMESALEESYRVLQHGFTPGELERYKTELLAYMERAYNERDKSESGNYADEYVRNFLEDEPIPGIATEFAIYKEFLPTIKLEEVNALAKKWMTPNNRVVVVTAVEKEGNEVPTKAQITGLLEKVDKKKLEPYVDEVSATALMEELPAAGKIVDEEKKALGVTELTLSNGVKVVLKPTDFKNDEILLDGYSWGGSSLYPDEDYQSVTNADAIMSQSGLKDMNNIALQKLMTGKIASASPYIRQLTQGISGSAAPKDLETMFQLVHLNFTAPRKDPEAFQSYINQNKALYKNLLSNPQYYFMDQASKVMSQNSIRGGGFPTEEDWNNIDLDRSFEIYQERFADASGFTFFLVGNFKVEEIKPLLATYLGSLPALNKDEKWKDLNIRYPEGKVEKIVKKGTEPKSMVRLAVTGYFDYDKKTAYKMTSVAQVLTIKLIERLREEIGGVYGVGASASVQELPVGSYMLNISFPCGPDNVEKLTEAALDELKKLREEGPSEEDLVKIKETQKLEMKENLKQNRFWLSTLRNSYMYDRDYTEIEDYEERIDKLTAEDLKKVAAKYFTLDNYAKMVLIPE from the coding sequence ATGTATCAAAGAATTATTGTTTTTTTCTTTGGCATTATGTTCGTGGTTGGCCAAAGCCTTTTTGCCCAAAGCACGCTCAATGCCGATGCCGCAATTTCAAATATCAACAATGAAATACCTGTAGACCCTTCTATCCGGATTGGAAAGCTGGATAATGGCATGACTTATTACATTAAGAAAAATGCCAAGCCAGAAAATAAGGTTGATCTCAGATTAGCAGTTAATGCAGGATCTATCTTGGAAGATGATGACCAGCTCGGTCTTGCCCACTTTATGGAGCACATGTGCTTTAATGGCACTAAGAATTTTGAAAAAAATGAATTGGTAAGTTATTTACAGTCCATTGGGGTGAAGTTTGGCGCACACCTCAACGCCTACACCAGCTTTGATGAAACGGTTTACATTCTTCCTATTCCCGTAGATGATGAAGACAAGCTCAACAAAGGCTTACAGATTTTGGAAGATTGGGCATTTAATGCTTCACTTGACCCAGAAGAAATAGAGAAAGAAAGAGGGGTGGTAATTGAAGAGTGGAGGTTAGGCCTCGGTGCTGACGGCAGGATGCGCGAAGTTTGGTTGCCTGTTTTGCTTAAAGATTCTAGGTATGCAGAGCGCTTGCCAATAGGTACAAAAGAAGTACTGGAGTCATTCAAGCCTGAAACTATTCAGCGATTTTACAAAGACTGGTATCGTCCGGACCTAATGGCTGTAGTAGCCGTGGGTGACATAGATGTGGACGAGATGGAGAAAAAAATTAAAGAGCAGTTTGGAAAAGTACCTGCGGTAAAAAAGCCAAAGAAACGTATTGAATATGACATGCCTCAGCATGAAGAAACTTTGGTAGCCATTGCCAAGGACAAGGAAGCAACTTACAATAGGATCAGTATTTACTATAAACATCAGAAAGAGTCATTCAAGACCATAGCCGACTATCGCCAGCAGGTGATGAACTCTTTGTATAATGGCATGCTCAATCAGCGTTTGAATGAATTGCGCCAAAGTGCGACTCCTCCATTTATGTATGGTGGTGCTTCTTACGGAGGGTTTTTGGCAGGAATAGATGCCTATACAGTTACGGCTATAGCTGGTGACAACGGTATTTTGACAGGCATGGAAAGTGCTTTGGAAGAAAGCTATCGTGTATTGCAGCATGGCTTTACTCCTGGTGAACTTGAGCGCTATAAAACCGAGCTTTTAGCTTATATGGAAAGAGCTTATAATGAGCGTGACAAATCTGAGTCTGGTAACTACGCTGACGAATATGTGAGAAACTTCCTTGAAGATGAGCCTATTCCCGGAATTGCCACGGAGTTTGCTATTTATAAAGAATTCTTGCCAACTATTAAACTTGAAGAGGTAAATGCTTTGGCAAAAAAATGGATGACTCCTAACAATAGAGTGGTAGTAGTGACAGCTGTTGAGAAAGAAGGAAATGAAGTTCCTACCAAAGCTCAAATAACAGGGTTACTTGAAAAAGTAGATAAGAAAAAACTAGAGCCTTATGTGGACGAAGTGTCTGCGACGGCTCTTATGGAAGAGCTTCCTGCGGCAGGAAAAATAGTGGACGAAGAAAAGAAAGCATTGGGTGTAACGGAGTTGACGCTTTCGAACGGGGTAAAAGTAGTATTGAAACCGACTGATTTTAAAAATGATGAAATCCTTTTGGACGGATATTCTTGGGGTGGTAGTTCATTGTATCCAGACGAAGATTACCAATCGGTAACAAATGCAGATGCAATTATGTCCCAAAGTGGCTTAAAAGACATGAATAATATTGCGTTGCAGAAATTGATGACAGGGAAAATTGCTAGTGCAAGCCCGTATATACGTCAGCTTACCCAAGGTATTTCAGGCTCTGCTGCCCCTAAAGATTTGGAAACAATGTTCCAATTGGTGCACTTGAATTTCACAGCACCTCGTAAAGATCCTGAGGCGTTCCAGTCTTATATTAATCAGAACAAAGCGCTTTATAAAAATTTGCTTTCAAACCCCCAATATTATTTTATGGATCAGGCTTCTAAAGTGATGAGCCAAAATAGTATAAGAGGTGGCGGTTTCCCAACCGAAGAAGATTGGAACAACATCGATTTGGACAGGAGTTTTGAGATTTACCAAGAGCGGTTCGCCGATGCTTCTGGCTTTACCTTCTTTCTGGTTGGTAATTTTAAAGTGGAAGAAATCAAACCATTATTGGCAACTTATTTGGGAAGTTTGCCTGCGCTCAATAAAGACGAAAAGTGGAAGGATTTGAACATTCGCTACCCTGAGGGCAAAGTGGAGAAAATAGTCAAAAAAGGAACTGAGCCTAAAAGTATGGTCCGACTTGCAGTAACTGGCTATTTCGATTATGACAAGAAAACTGCCTACAAAATGACTTCGGTGGCTCAAGTCCTCACCATCAAACTTATTGAAAGATTGAGAGAGGAAATAGGCGGTGTGTACGGTGTAGGTGCTTCAGCAAGTGTGCAAGAATTACCAGTAGGGAGTTATATGCTCAATATCAGTTTCCCTTGCGGTCCTGATAATGTTGAAAAACTTACCGAAGCAGCACTCGATGAATTGAAGAAATTGAGAGAAGAAGGCCCTTCAGAAGAAGATTTGGTGAAAATTAAAGAAACGCAAAAGCTGGAGATGAAGGAGAATCTCAAGCAAAACCGTTTCTGGCTTAGCACGCTCCGCAATTCTTATATGTATGACCGAGATTATACAGAAATAGAAGACTACGAAGAGAGAATTGATAAATTGACTGCCGAAGACTTGAAAAAGGTAGCGGCAAAATATTTTACATTAGACAATTATGCCAAGATGGTATTAATACCAGAATAA